One genomic segment of Arthrobacter sp. Marseille-P9274 includes these proteins:
- a CDS encoding FAD-dependent monooxygenase, with protein sequence MDRRQIETEVLVVGAGPTGLMLANWLTKLGVAMVLADGKSGPTRESRALGLQSRSLEIYDQLGLAEAVVADSTRARRLYLGYEARMFGVLPIGRFARGLTPFEGITFYEQSKNEKLLAGNLSSLGAGVLWNHRLTALDDNADGPGIRAALTGPDGEAEVRARYCVGTDGGSSTVRGLRGIPFEGITNPATFYVADATRVRGLAPDGVNVRPGTEDFLLGFPMGGDAHVRLIGTVRDTSPPPLEAPPSDLPAAPGTLTEEEVRERLARVYGVTYGPSAWFATYRVHHRIAARFRDAAVFLAGDAAHVHSPVGAQGMNTGLQDAHNLAFKLADVLRGRASESYLDRYEAERRPVARRLVATTDRLFGFVTSVNPLARTLRRGLMPVLAPVATFLAPRTRRASQLFEYVSQIRVHYWMSEGAKEAARGRRGLVVGRRLQYTGDNFGPLRSLQWQVHAYGAMPAVAAHHVRSALGLEVHVLPLHGNRRLQEGLFYLVRPDGFVAAESRPATAVSTFAAALRR encoded by the coding sequence ATGGACAGGCGGCAGATCGAGACAGAGGTACTGGTGGTCGGCGCCGGCCCCACGGGGCTGATGCTGGCCAACTGGCTGACCAAGCTCGGTGTCGCCATGGTGCTCGCCGACGGCAAGTCCGGTCCCACCCGCGAGTCCCGGGCTCTCGGCCTGCAGTCGCGGAGCCTGGAAATCTACGACCAGCTGGGCCTGGCGGAAGCGGTGGTTGCGGACAGCACCCGCGCCCGGCGGCTGTACCTGGGCTACGAAGCCAGGATGTTCGGCGTACTGCCGATCGGCCGGTTCGCCCGCGGCCTGACGCCCTTCGAAGGCATCACCTTCTACGAACAGAGCAAGAACGAGAAGCTGCTGGCCGGCAACCTCTCCTCCCTCGGCGCGGGCGTGCTCTGGAACCACCGCCTCACGGCCCTGGACGACAACGCGGACGGCCCGGGGATCCGCGCGGCGCTGACCGGGCCGGACGGCGAGGCAGAGGTCCGGGCCCGCTACTGCGTCGGGACCGACGGCGGCTCCTCCACCGTGCGCGGCCTGCGCGGAATTCCCTTTGAGGGCATCACCAACCCCGCCACCTTCTATGTAGCGGACGCGACCAGGGTGCGCGGCCTCGCCCCCGACGGCGTCAACGTCCGGCCCGGCACCGAGGACTTCCTGCTCGGCTTTCCGATGGGCGGGGACGCCCACGTCCGGCTGATCGGCACGGTCCGGGACACTTCCCCTCCCCCGCTGGAGGCTCCGCCGTCGGACCTTCCCGCTGCACCGGGCACCCTCACCGAGGAGGAGGTGCGGGAGCGGCTGGCCCGGGTGTACGGCGTGACCTACGGGCCTTCGGCCTGGTTCGCCACCTACCGCGTCCACCACCGGATCGCCGCCCGGTTCCGGGACGCCGCGGTCTTCCTGGCCGGCGACGCCGCGCACGTGCACTCGCCGGTGGGCGCGCAGGGCATGAACACCGGCCTGCAGGACGCGCACAACCTGGCCTTCAAGCTGGCAGACGTGCTGCGGGGCCGCGCCAGCGAATCGTACCTGGACCGCTACGAGGCCGAGCGGCGGCCGGTGGCGCGCCGGCTCGTGGCGACGACGGACCGGCTCTTTGGCTTCGTCACCTCCGTCAACCCGCTGGCCCGGACACTGCGGCGCGGCCTGATGCCCGTGCTGGCGCCGGTGGCGACGTTCCTGGCCCCGCGGACCCGGCGGGCGTCCCAGCTGTTCGAGTACGTCTCGCAGATCCGGGTCCACTATTGGATGTCGGAGGGCGCCAAGGAGGCCGCGCGCGGGCGGCGCGGCCTCGTGGTCGGACGGAGGCTGCAGTACACCGGAGACAACTTCGGGCCGCTGCGTTCGCTCCAGTGGCAGGTCCATGCCTACGGGGCCATGCCGGCCGTGGCCGCGCACCACGTCCGCTCGGCGCTGGGGCTCGAGGTGCACGTGCTGCCGCTGCACGGGAACCGGCGGCTGCAGGAGGGCCTGTTCTACCTGGTGCGGCCGGACGGGTTCGTCGCTGCCGAGTCCCGTCCGGCCACCGCCGTATCGACTTTCGCCGCGGCGCTCAGGCGCTGA
- a CDS encoding carboxymuconolactone decarboxylase family protein, whose protein sequence is MTAVKHDRVFLDKQHPAAYRALNGLGLKAREAAEEAGFDRKFVELINVRVSQINGCAYCLNMHVKMALDAGESQQRLAVLTAWRDTALFSEQERAALTLAESITDLPPHELAEHDYAFARQRLTADQTSAISWVVLTMNAFNRLSIVSQHPVRPDSSDWTPGS, encoded by the coding sequence GTGACGGCCGTCAAGCACGACCGGGTGTTCCTCGACAAGCAGCACCCGGCGGCCTATCGGGCGCTGAACGGCCTCGGCCTGAAGGCGCGGGAGGCCGCGGAGGAGGCCGGCTTCGACCGGAAGTTCGTCGAGCTGATCAACGTGCGGGTCTCCCAGATCAACGGCTGCGCCTACTGCCTGAACATGCATGTCAAGATGGCGCTGGACGCGGGCGAGAGCCAGCAGCGGCTCGCTGTGCTGACCGCCTGGCGTGACACGGCACTGTTCTCCGAGCAGGAACGCGCGGCCCTCACCCTGGCCGAGTCGATCACCGACCTGCCCCCGCATGAGCTGGCCGAGCATGATTACGCCTTCGCCCGCCAGCGGCTGACGGCGGACCAGACCTCGGCGATCAGCTGGGTGGTGCTGACCATGAACGCGTTCAACCGCCTGTCCATCGTCAGCCAGCACCCGGTGCGCCCGGACTCATCGGACTGGACACCGGGCAGCTGA
- a CDS encoding GNAT family N-acetyltransferase, with translation MASETPAQDESRPIAVVHNADRRRYELQDDGNAIGFTKYRYRSEQNQMVFVHTEVDDAYSGQGLASKLARFALDDVRSLGRRIVPLCPYIRAYIRKHPEYADITDLPSEEQIEAHDRAEQAAGGAK, from the coding sequence ATGGCCTCCGAAACCCCCGCCCAGGACGAAAGCCGGCCGATCGCCGTCGTCCATAATGCCGACCGCCGCCGCTATGAACTGCAGGACGACGGGAATGCTATCGGCTTCACCAAGTACCGCTACCGCTCCGAGCAGAACCAGATGGTCTTCGTCCATACCGAAGTGGACGACGCCTACTCCGGGCAGGGGCTGGCCTCGAAGCTCGCCCGGTTCGCCCTGGATGACGTCCGGTCGCTGGGCCGGCGGATCGTGCCGCTGTGCCCGTACATCCGCGCCTATATCCGCAAGCATCCGGAGTACGCCGACATCACCGACCTGCCCTCGGAGGAGCAGATCGAGGCACATGACCGGGCGGAGCAGGCCGCGGGGGGAGCCAAGTGA
- a CDS encoding pirin family protein has protein sequence MSNLERDPLELVCEEEGKVRLAQSPVELLEPRDVPLGGPRAMNVRRTLPQRNRSLIGAWCFLDHYGPDRVSETGGMHVPPHPHTGLQTVSWLFTGEIEHRDSAGYHAMVRPGELNLMTAGSGICHSEISTPGTDILHGAQLWTALPEKARFVEPRFDHYAPEPVITETYELRVFMGSLAGSTSPVPLHSPLLGAELLLEAGASVAFDADTSFEHGVLVDSGSVRFNGMLTTADQLAYLPPGHGTLELSAEPGERVRLLLLGGEPLGESIVMWWNFVGRDHDEIVEYRKNWQAEIGAEPRTDGSAETDQFGKVVDNTLDYLPAPVLPNVRIRPRR, from the coding sequence ATGAGCAATCTTGAACGGGACCCGCTGGAGCTGGTCTGCGAGGAAGAGGGGAAGGTCCGGCTGGCGCAGTCGCCGGTGGAACTGCTGGAACCGCGCGACGTTCCGCTCGGCGGTCCGCGCGCCATGAACGTGCGCAGAACGCTGCCGCAGCGCAACCGCTCCCTGATCGGCGCCTGGTGCTTCCTCGACCACTACGGCCCGGACCGCGTGTCGGAGACCGGCGGCATGCACGTGCCGCCGCATCCGCACACCGGCCTCCAGACGGTCAGCTGGCTCTTCACCGGCGAGATCGAGCACCGCGACAGCGCCGGCTACCACGCGATGGTCCGCCCCGGCGAGCTGAACCTTATGACCGCCGGCTCCGGCATCTGCCACTCGGAGATCTCCACCCCCGGAACGGATATCCTGCACGGCGCCCAGCTCTGGACCGCGCTGCCGGAGAAGGCCCGCTTCGTCGAGCCCCGGTTCGACCACTATGCGCCGGAGCCCGTCATCACGGAAACCTACGAGCTGCGGGTCTTCATGGGATCGCTCGCCGGCAGCACGTCGCCGGTGCCGCTGCATTCGCCGCTGCTGGGCGCCGAACTGCTGCTCGAGGCCGGCGCCAGCGTGGCGTTCGACGCCGACACCTCCTTCGAGCACGGCGTCCTGGTGGACAGCGGCAGCGTGCGTTTCAACGGGATGCTGACGACGGCGGATCAGCTCGCCTACCTGCCTCCGGGGCACGGCACCCTCGAGCTTTCCGCAGAGCCGGGGGAGCGGGTCCGGCTCCTGCTGCTGGGCGGCGAGCCGCTCGGAGAGTCCATCGTGATGTGGTGGAACTTCGTCGGCCGGGACCACGACGAGATCGTCGAGTACCGGAAGAACTGGCAGGCCGAGATCGGCGCCGAACCACGCACGGATGGCAGCGCCGAAACCGACCAGTTCGGCAAAGTGGTCGACAATACCCTGGACTACCTGCCCGCCCCCGTCCTGCCCAACGTTCGAATCCGTCCGCGGCGCTGA